Genomic window (Streptomyces sp. SLBN-31):
CCTAGCGGCGCCGTTGAACTCCAGGTCGATGGTGACCGGCCGGGTCGTGCCCAGGATCTCGAGGTCACCGGTGATGCGGTAGTCGTCGCCGCCCAGGGATTCCGCCTTGGTGGAGCGGAAGGTCATGGTCGGGAACTCCTCGGTCTTGAAGAAGTCCGCGCTCCGCAGGTGCCCGTCACGGTCGGCCGACCCGGTGTCGATGCTCTCCATCTTGACGTCGATGGAGGCGGTGGAGGCCGACGGGTTGCTGCCGTCCAGGTGCAGCGAGCCGCTGAAGTCGCCGAACTTGCCCTTGACGTTGGTGACCATGGCGTGCCGGACGGTGAAGCCGATCGTGGAGTGCGCCGCGTCGATCGTGTAGTCGCCGGTCAGGGTGGTGAGGTCGGTGCTCATGAGGTGCTCCTTCGAGGGGATGTTGAATGTTGAACTACTCAACGCGCACGACGGTAGTCCTATTCCGTTCAACTTTCAACATCATCCGTGAAGTGTTGGCGGGCCGACCGGAAGGTGGTAGATGCCCAGGGCATGACCTCCGTCGTAGAGACCTCATGAGACCCACCCGTCGCGCCGTCCTGCTGGCCGCCGCCTTATGCGCCACGACCGCGCCCCCCGCCCGCGCCACCGCCCCGGACGCCTACGAGAACCTCCGCCTGCGCTGGCTCGACATCGCCCTCGGCACCGGCTACGACCCCACCGCCGAGCCGTACGCTTCCCGCCTCGCCCGGACCGGCGAACTGGCCCGCGCCTTCCGGGCCGCCATGACCCCCACCCCCACCTCCCTGTGGCCCGGCTACCCCTACGACCCGCCCGCCGGCATCACCCAGAGCTACAGCCGCCTGTGGACCATGACCCAGGCCTACGTCCAGCAGGGCACCGGCTCCACCGGCGACCCGGCCCTCCTCGCGGACGTCCTGCGCGGCCTCGACCACCTCTCCGCCACCGTCTACAACCCCTCCACCACCCGCTACGGCAACTGGTGGGAGTGGCAGATCGGCAGCCCGCGGCTGCTGATGGACATCACCGCCACCCTCTACGACCTGCTCGGCGACGCCCGGCGGCAGGCGGCCTGCGCGGCCGTGGACCACTTCGTCCCCGACGCGATGCTGACCGACTACTCCGGCACCTCCACCGGCGCCAACCGCGTCGACCTGTGCCGCTCGGTCACCCTGCGCGGCATCCTCGGCCGAGCGGACACGAAGATCGCCCTCGCCCGGGACGCCCTCTCCCCGGTCTTCCCCTACGTCACCCACGGCGACGGGCTCTACGCCGACGGGTCCTTCGTCCAGCACACCTGGGTCGCCTACTCGGGGACGTACGGCCAGGTCGTGCTCGACGGCCTGGGCCGCCTGTTCAGCCTGCTGGCCGGATCCCCCTGGGAGGTCACCGACCCGAACCGGCAGATCGTCCTCGGCGGCGTCGAGCACGCCTACGCGCCGCTCATCCACGACGGGTTGGTGATGGACAGCGTCAACGGCCGTGCCATCAGCCGTGGTTACCTCAAGAACGACGACCTGCACGTGATGCGCGGCGACCACTTCCACGGCCAGAACCTCATCGCCGCCATCGCCCTGCTGACGGGCGGCGCGAGCGCGGCGGAGAGCGCCCGCTGGTCGTCGTACGTCAAGGGGTGGATCGAACGGGACACGGTGGCACCGATCCTGACGGCGCCTCAGTTCGACGTGGCCGACCTGGCCCGGCTGCACGCCGTCGCCGACTCACCGGTCCCGGCCGCCCCCGAACCCGTGGGGCACCGCCTCTTCCCGGCCATGGACCGCGCTGTCCACCGCCGACCCGCGTTCACCGCGAACATCTCCATGTGCAGCGACCGCATCACGTACTACGAGTGCGGCAACGGCGAGAACCCGCGCGGCTGGCACACCGGCGCCGGCATGCTCTCCTGGTGGGCCGCCGGACGGCCCGCCGACCAGTACACCGACTGGTACTGGCCCACCGTCGACCCCTACCGGCTCCCCGGCACCACCGTCTCCACGCTCCGCCTGCCCGACCGCGCCGGCGGCGAGTGGGGCGCTCCCAAGCCGGACGTCCGCTGGGTGGGCGGCACCACCGACGGCGAGTACGCGGCCGTCGGCCAGCACCTCAAGGGCCTCGGCTCCACGCTGCGGGCCCGCAAGTCGTGGTTCTGTCTGGCGGACGCGGTGATCTGCCTGGGCGCCGGCATCGGCTGCGCCGACGGCGTCCCCGTGGAGACCGTCGTCGACAACCGGAACCTGGGGGAGGGTGGCACGCAGGAGTTCGTACGGGGACCAGGCTGGGCCCACCTGGAGGGGCACGGCGGCTGGGTGGTCCCACGCGGCGACCTGCGCACGCTGCGCGAGGACCGCACCGGCGCCTGGTCCGACATCAACGCCACCAGTACCGGCGAGCGGGCCACCCGCCGCTGGCAGACCCTCTGGCTCGACCACGGCACCGACCCGGAGGACGCCTCCTACCTCTACGTCCTCATGCCCGGCGCCTCCCGGCACGCGGTCGCGGCCCGCGCCGCCGACCGGCACTGGCTGACCCTCCTCGCCAACGACGCCGGCCGCCAGGCCGTCCACGTCCCCTCCCTCGGCGTGACGGCCGCCAACTTCTGGCAGCCCGGCACGGCGGGGCCCCTGACCGCCTCCGCGTCCGCGAGCGTCCTCCTGCGCCGGCGCGGCCGCACCGCTACCCTCTGCGTGAGCGAGCCCACCCGAACGGGCGAACCGCTGGAGATCACCTGGGATCATCCGGTGCGCGGGGTGATCGGGGCCGACGATTCCGTCCGGGTGCTGGTGACGGGCCGCCGTGCGACCCTCCGCATTACCCCGGGCGTGTCATGTGCGACGCACCGATGTGAGCTGACTCTCGGTTGACGACTTTGTAAGCCCCCTACAAGCCGGACGCCCTCTGAGCAGTCGGAACGGCTGCATGTGGCTCAGGTTCTGTTCAGTGCTACCAGGAAAACGGGCCGGAGACTGTACGGAGTCGACGGCTCGCTTTCCCCGGTGTCCTTCGTAAGGTCACTACATGACCGTTTTGGATGAGGCGCCGGGTGAGTCGACGGGTGAGCCGACGGACGCGCGTGGACGGGTGGCCGAGCTGCACGAGATCCGTGCGCAGGCACTGGCCGGACCGAGCGAGAAGGCGACCCAGGCGCAGCACGCCAAGGGAAAGCTGACCGCCCGGGAGCGCATCGAGCTGCTGCTGGACGCCGGTTCCTTCCAGGAGGTCGAGCAGCTGCGCCGGCACCGCGCCACCGGCTTCGGCCTGGAGGCGAAGAAGCCGCACACCGACGGTGTCATCACCGGCTGGGGCACGGTCGAGGGCCGCACCGTCTTCGTCTACGCCCACGACTTCCGCATCTTCGGCGGCGCTTTGGGCGAGGCCCACGCCACGAAGATCCACAAGATCATGGACATGGCCATCGCGGCCGGTGCCCCGCTGGTCTCCCTCAACGACGGCGCCGGCGCCCGCATCCAGGAGGGCGTCTCGGCGCTGGCCGGCTACGGCGGCATCTTCCAGCGCAACACCAAGGCGAGCGGGGTCATCCCGCAGATCTCCGTGATGCTCGGCCCGTGCGCGGGCGGCGCGGCCTACAGCCCCGCCCTGACCGACTTCGTGTTCATGGTCCGCGAGACCTCGCAGATGTTCATCACCGGCCCCGACGTCGTCAAGGCCGTCACGGGTGAGGAGATCACCCAGAACGGCCTGGGCGGCGCCGACGTGCACGCGGAGACCTCCGGCGTCTGTCACTTCGCCTACGACGACGAGGAGACCTGCATCGCGGAGGTCCGCTACCTCCTGTCGCTCCTCCCGCAGAACAACCGGGAGAACCCCCCGCGGGCGGAGAGCGCGGACGCGGTCGACCGCCGCAGCGACGTCCTGCTCGACCTGGTCCCGGCGGACGGCAACCGCCCGTACGACATGGCCAAGGTCATCGAGGAGATCGTCGACGACGGTGAGTACCTGGAGGTCCACGAGCGCTGGGCGCGCAACATCATCTGCGCCCTGGGCCGCCTCGACGGCCAGGTCGTCGGCATCGTCGCCAACCAGCCGCAGGTCCTCGCCGGTGTACTGGACATCGAGGCGTCGGAAAAAGCTGCGCGCTTTGTCCAGATGTGTGACGCTTTCAATATCCCGATCGTCACGTTCCTGGACGTCCCCGGGTTCCTTCCCGGCGTCGACCAGGAGCACGGCGGAATCATCCGCCACGGCGCCAAGCTGCTCTACGCCTACTGCAACGCCACCGTCCCGCGGATCTCCCTGATCCTGCGCAAGGCCTACGGCGGTGCCTACATCGTCATGGACAGCCAGTCCATCGGCGCCGACCTCACCTACGCCTGGCCGACGAACGAGATCGCCGTCATGGGAGCGGAAGGCGCCGCGAACGTCATCTTCCGCCGTCAGATCGCCGGTGCCGAGGACCCCGAGGCCATGCGGGCCCGCATGGTCAAGGAGTACAAGTCCGAGCTGATGCACCCCTACTACGCGGCCGAGCGCGGCCTGGTCGACGACGTCATCGACCCGACCGAGACCCGCGAGATCCTCATCCGCTCCCTCGCCATGCTGCAGACCAAGCACGCCGACCTGCCCTCCCGCAAGCACGGCAACCCCCCGCAGTAACCCAGCGGACCCTCCGCGACACCCTCGCGGAAACCTCTCTCACGGAGACTGAGACCTATGAGCACCCCTGACATCCGCGTCGAGAAGGGCCACGCCGACCCCGAGGAAGTGGCCGCCATCACTGCCGTCCTCCTCGCCCGCGCGGCCGCCCAGCCCGCCGCCGAGCCGGCCCACCGCGGTCGCCCGAAGGCCGGCTGGCGCCGCCTGGAGCGCGAGAACGGCTTCCGCGCCCCGCACAGCTGGCGCTGAGCGCAGTTCGGTACGCATGACTGAGGGCCCCTCCATCCGGAGGGGCCCTCAGTCATGCGCGGGGGCGCGGGGAACTGCACAACAAGCCACTGGGCCACCCGCAGACGGCATCGAACCGTCCGAGGCAGCCCAGTGGCCGCACGAACCGTCCACCTACCGCAGGCGAGCCATCAGCGCGTGCTCGACCAGAGTGATCAGCGCCGACTTCGCGTCCGCCCGATGCCGCGCGTCCGTCGTGATGATCGGGGTGTCGGGACCGATCTGCAGGGCCTCGCGGACCTCGTCGGGGTTGTACGGCTGGTTGCCGTCGAAGCCGTTGAGGGCGATCACGAACGGCAGACCCGAGTTCTCGAAGTAGTCGACCGCCGGGAAGCAGTCGGCCAGGCGCCGGGTGTCGACCAGCACGATGGCGCCGATCGCGCCGCGCACCAGGTCGTCCCACATGAACCAGAAGCGGTCCTGGCCCGGCGTACCGAAGAGGTACAGGATCAGGTCCTGGTCCAGGGTGATGCGGCCGAAGTCCATGGCGACCGTGGTGGTCGTCTTGTCTCCGGTGTGGGTGAGGTCGTCGATGCCTGCCGAAGCGGACGTCATGACGGCCTCTGTGCGCAGCGGGTTGATCTCCGAAACGGCCCCGACGAACGTGGTCTTGCCCACGCCGAAGCCACCCGCCACCACGATCTTCGCCGAGGTGGTGGAGCGGGAAGGACCGCCGCTAGAGCTTGCGAAGTCCACTGAGCACCCTTTCGAGCAGTGTCACGTCTGGCTGGCCGCCGGCGTTCTCGTCGCCGCCGGGCTGATGAATGGCGACCAGTCCTGCCTCCGCCAAGTCGGCGACGAGGATCCTGGCCACGCCGAGAGGGATCGTGAGCAGGGCCGAGATCTCGGCCACCGACTTGATTTCCCGGCAGAGGTTGCAGATCCGCTGATGCTCGGGCAGCTGGCCCTGCATCTGGTGCGGCTGCGCGGTGGTGTGCACCAGCGCCTCGATGGCGAGCTGGTAGCGCGGGCGCGTCCGGCCGCCGGTCATGGCGTACGGACGCACCAACGGGTTGTTCGACGCCCCCGCGGGCGCCGGCTCGGGGGAGCGTCGCTGCGGCTGCACGGGCTGGATGCGGGGAGCGGGCGGCTGGTCGTACGGCGACGGCCCGGGACCCTGGGGGCCCTGGGGCGCGTACGGCTGGTGACGCCGCTGGTTCGGTGCGGAGGGGAAGTTGTAACGGTTCGGGTTCTGGGAACCGTCGCCCTGGCCCTGGGCAGGGCCGTACGACCAGTTGCCCGTATTCGAACCGCCTGGTGGTGTTGCCACTCTCTTCTCCTCCTCCGACCGTGCCGGGCACCCATCCCTGTGGAGCCGCGTCCCGAAACCTTACGGCCCCGGGACGCCAAAACGCACCGTCCGTCTGTCAGTTGAGCAGGCTGCCCTGGAGCTCGGCCCGCAGATCGGGTGTCAGGACCGTACCGGCACGGTCCACCAGAAGCGCCATCTCGTACCCGATGAGGCCGATGTCCGCCTCCGGATGTGCGAGGACGGCGAGCGAGGAACCGTCGGAGATGGACATGATGAACAGGAATCCCCGCTCCATCTCCACAACCGTCTGGTTCACGCTGCCACCCTCGAAGATCCGCGAGGCTCCGGCGGTCAACGACGTCAGACCGGAGGCGACGGCCGCCAGCTGGTCGGCGCGGTCGCGCGGAAACCCTTCGGACATCGCCAGAAGGAGTCCGTCGGCGGAGACCACCACCGTGTGGGACACCCCCGGGGTGTTGTCCACGAAGTTGGTGATCAACCAGTTCAGGTTCTGTGCCGCCTGGCTCATCGGGCTCACACTAACGCTCCTGGTTGTAGGTGCTGTCAGGACCGAAGCCCTGGCCGTTCGTTTCTCCGCCTGCGGTGCGGGCCCGCTGGACGCCGCGCCGCAGGTTGCTCAGTCGTCCCCGGACGTCCTCCGGGGCTCGGGAGACCTGTGGGCCTCCCTGGGGGGTGGGCTCGGCGGCCCCGTCGACCAGGTTGGCCTTCGGTATCCGCCGCGGCAGGCCGGAGGAGGTGACCCCGCCTGCCTTGGGCTTCTTCAGCTGCGAAGCCTGCTGCCAGCGCTGGTCGTTCGCCGAGCGCCAGTCGCCGGAGCCGTTGCCGTCCGAAGCCGGAGCCGATGCCGGAGCCGACGTCTCCTGGTGCGCGTGCCGCGTGCCGTTCGAGCCGTTCGTACCGCTCGCGAAGGATCCGCGGCGGGGCAGCCCGGCGTCGGTCAGCTGGTGGGCGGCGGAAGGAGCCGGTCCCGGACGCTCGAAGCCTACGCGGTCGCGCTCACTCACGTCAGCGGCCTGTGCAGGTTCCGCTTCCGGAGCGTACTGGTCCGGGTAGCCGTTCTGGTAGCCGTCCTGCTGCGGCCAGTCGTCCTGGTAGCGGCGCTGCTCGAAGGCCGAGTAGGTCTCCGGGGCGGCGGCGTGGGCGACCGAGGGCTCCTCCTGCGCCGGCTCCGCATAGCCGGGCTCGGGGTAGCCGCCGTTCGACGAGAAGGTGTCGTTCTGCGGCAGGGAGCCGTTCTGCGCGAAGTACGGGTCCTGGTACGACGGCTGCTGGGCGGTCTCCTCGTATGCCGGAGCGGCCTGCTCCTCGTACGGGTTCTGCTGCTGCTCCTCGTACGCCGGGCGGGGGTCGAAGGAACCCGTCTGCTGCTCGGGGAAGCCGTTGTCGTAGGCCGGCTGCGCGTCGAAGGCGTCCGCGTACGACGAGGTCTCGGCGGCCGCCTCCTGCCCCTGCTGGTCCGGCGACTGCTGGGCCTCCATGGCCGCGCGGCGCTCCTCGCGCATCAGCGAGCGGCCGACCGGGTCGAGCTCGCGGATGTCGTCCGGGACCTCGGAGTAGCGGGTGTCGTCGAAGCCGAGCTCCGCCGCCGTGCGCATCGGCTGGCTGAAGTCCTCACCCTGGAAGCTCTGCTCCGGGATGATCTGCGAGACGGTGAACTCGTCGCGCTGCATCTGCTGCTCGCCACCACCACCGTGGGTGATCGCGTCCGGCAGCATGACCAGCGAGGTGGTGCCCGCCTGCTCGCCGGAGGGACGCAGCTGGACGCGGATGCCGTGCCGGTCGGACAGGCGGCCGACCACGAACAGGCCCATGCGCTGCGAGATCGCGGCGTCCACGGTCGGCGGGTTGGCCAGCTTGTGGTTGATGTCCGCGAAGTCCTCGGCGGTCAGGCCGATGCCCTTGTCGTGGATCTCGATCATGATGCGGCCGTCGGGGAGACGGGTCGCGGTGACGCGGACCTTGGTCTGCGGGGAGGAGAACGTGGTGGCGTTCTCCAGCAGCTCGGCGAGCAGGTGGACGAGGTCGGTCACGGCACGGCCATGGATCTCGGCCTCCGGGACGCCCGACAACTCGATGCGCTCGTACTGCTCCACCTCGGAGGAGGCGGCGCGCAGCACGTCGACCAGCGGGACCGGCTGGTCCCAGCGGCGGCCGGGCTCCTCGCCGGCGAGGACCAGGAGGTTCTCGCCGTTGCGGCGCATACGGGTCGCGAGGTGGTCCAGGCGGAAGAGGTTCTCCAGCTGGTCCGGGTCGGCCTCGTTGTTCTCCAGGTCGGTGATCAGGGTCAGCTGGCCCTCGATCAGCGACTGGTTGCGCCGGGAGAGGTTGGTGAAGATCGCGTTGATGTTGCCCCGCAGCAGGGCCTGCTCGGAGGCGAGCCGGACGGCCTCGCGGTGGACCTGGTCGAAGGCGCGGGCGACCTCACCGATCTCGTCCTTGGTGTGGATCGGGATCGGGGCGACCCGGGTGTCGACCCGGCCGGGGTCGGTGCGGGAGAGCTGGTCGACCAGCATCGGCAGGCGCTGCTCGGCGATGCCGAAGGCGGCGTTGCGCAGCTGGCGCATCGAGCGGGACATCTGCCGGGCGACGGCACCGGCCAGGATGAACGCGAGCAGCAGGGCGACGATGACGATGGCGCCGGTGATCAGCGCGTCCCGCTTGGCGTTGTCGGCGATGGTCGACGCCTCGCTCACCGCGGTGTCGGCCTTGTCCTTCTCCAGCTTGCGGTACGCGTCGAACTTGAGGGTCGTCAGACCCCACCAGTTCTGCGCGCTGATGCCCTCCGCGGCCAGCGCCTCACGGGCGGCCGGAGCCGTCGTCTGCAGCTGGGACATCCCGGCGATCATGTCGGTGGGCTTGGCCGGCGGCGGCACGTACTTCTGGTTCTGGGCGGCCGCCTGCGCGGCGGCCTGCTTGACCATCGTCGCGCCGTCGACCTTGATCTGGTTCTCGGCCGTCTTGAGCTTGGCGAGGTCCTCGTCGGTGCCGCCGGCCTGGTACTCCTGCAGGGCGATGCCCTCCAGGTAGGCGTACGAGGTCAGGGCGGTGCGCTGGCGCGCCAGGTCGGTGTCCTTGGGACCGGGGTTGACCAGCAGGTGCATGCCGATGGCGCGGTCGAGGGAGAGCGCGCCCTTGGCGAGGGCGATGGCGTAGACCGAGCGGCCGTAACTGGTGATGTTGCCGGTGCCGAGGCCGAGCTCGTTGGAGAACTCCAGCAGCGGGTGCTCGATGTCGACGTAGGTCTCTTCGGTCTGCACCCCCTTGAACTTGGAGGTGTAGGCCTTCGCCCGGATCGTCGCCAGCTCCGGCTCGACCTTGCGGAAGCGCTCCAGGCGGCGGACCAGGTTGGGCCGGTCCGGCATGTTGCGGGCTGCGGCGTCGAATTCGTCGGCGGCCTGGTCGGTCTGCTTGCGGAGCTTGGCGACCAGGGCCTTGTCGGCCGCGGTCTGGCTCTTGCCCTTCAGCAGCGGCGCGGCGGTGGTGTCACGCTCGACGAGGATCGCGTTGCTGTAGGTGAGGGCGGCCGCCACCAGACGGGCGGTGTTCTCCGCGTCCTGCGCGTCCTGCCAGGTGTCGATCGAGTTCTTCACCTGGAAGCCGCCCATGACCAGGCCGACGGCCACGGGTATGAGCAGGATCGCGTTCAGCCGGGTGGGCACCCGCCAGTTGCGAGGGGAGAAACGGCCGCCGCTCGGAGCGGGCGCGGCCGTGGGCTCGGATACGGGCACAGGGGCGGACGCCGCTCCGCGCGGCGGCGGGGTGAAGTTGCCCCGGGCCGACGGCTCGGGACCGTTCTTGCTTCGCCTCACTCGACCAACAACCTCTCGGCGGCGGGCACCAACGTCGTGCCGCAGTGTCTCAGAGCCCAGTACGTCATTGAGTACGCAGTACTACGGAGTACGTCTTTGACTAATAGGCAGTTCAGGCATTCCAGCACGACGGCCTGCGCTCTTCCAAACAGTGGAAAGCGCTGATTGCGTGTGATGTAAGCCCCAGATAAAACGGTCATAAAGAGCGAGCCCCGTCAAAAGACGGGGCTTTCGTGTGCGCAGCGACATCAGTTGGCAACGACCCGTGGCCGTACCACCCGATTCCTCTGCCGAAACGTTATGAACACCGGGGCCGACCGTGTCAAAGGCCACAGCCGGCTCCGATGCGTCTACGACAACTGCCGTACGACATGGCTGATTTGAGTGCTATCGCAGCCGTGCCATGAGCGCGTGCTCGACCAGCGTGATCAGCGCACTCTTGGCATCCGCGCGGTGGCGGGCGTCCGTCGTGATGATCGGCGTGTCCGGGCCGATCTGCAGCGCTTCCCGAACCTCCTCGGGGGCGTACGGCTGGTGCCCGTCGAAGCCGTTGAGGGCGACCACGAAGGGCAGACCGCTGTTCTCGAAGTAGTCGACCGCCGGGAAGCAGTCGGCCAGGCGCCGGGTGTCCACGAGCACCACCGCGCCGATCGCGCCACGGACCAGGTCGTCCCACATGAACCAGAAGCGGTCCTGGCCGGGCGTGCCGAACAGATACAGGATCAGGTCCTGGTCGAGCGTGATACGTCCGAAGTCCATGGCCACCGTGGTGGTGGTCTTGTCCCCGGTGTGCGTGAGGTCGTCGATGCCCGCGGACGCGGACGTCATGACGGCCTCGGTGCGCAGCGGGTTGATCTCGGAGACGGCACCCACGAACGTGGTCTTGCCGACGCCGAACCCTCCCGCCACGACGATCTTCGCGGAGGTGGTCGCCCTACCTCCGTCAGAGCTTGCGAAGTCCACTGAGCACCCTTTCGAGCAGGGTCACGTCCGGTGCACCGGTCGTCTCGTCGCCACCCGGCTGGTGGATGGCGACGAGCCCGGCCTCGGCCAGGTCCGCGACGAGAATCCGGGCCACACCCAGCGGCATGGCGAGGAGTGCCGACACCTCGGCCACCGACTTGACCTCACGGCACAGGTGGCAGATGCGCTGGTGCTCCGGGAGCAGCCCCATGAGTGCTGCCGGGTCGGCCGTGGTGCTGATCAGTGCCTCTATGGCGAGCTGATAGCGCGGCCGGGTCCGGCCACCGGTCATCGCGTAAGGACGTACCAGCGGCTGGTCGCCCTCATCCTCGTACGGCTCCGCGTACGGAT
Coding sequences:
- a CDS encoding YceI family protein, which gives rise to MSTDLTTLTGDYTIDAAHSTIGFTVRHAMVTNVKGKFGDFSGSLHLDGSNPSASTASIDVKMESIDTGSADRDGHLRSADFFKTEEFPTMTFRSTKAESLGGDDYRITGDLEILGTTRPVTIDLEFNGAARDPFGNERVGFEGKAEIKRSEWGLTWNAALETGGVLVSDKIKLNFDISAIRNA
- a CDS encoding polysaccharide lyase 8 family protein, producing the protein MRPTRRAVLLAAALCATTAPPARATAPDAYENLRLRWLDIALGTGYDPTAEPYASRLARTGELARAFRAAMTPTPTSLWPGYPYDPPAGITQSYSRLWTMTQAYVQQGTGSTGDPALLADVLRGLDHLSATVYNPSTTRYGNWWEWQIGSPRLLMDITATLYDLLGDARRQAACAAVDHFVPDAMLTDYSGTSTGANRVDLCRSVTLRGILGRADTKIALARDALSPVFPYVTHGDGLYADGSFVQHTWVAYSGTYGQVVLDGLGRLFSLLAGSPWEVTDPNRQIVLGGVEHAYAPLIHDGLVMDSVNGRAISRGYLKNDDLHVMRGDHFHGQNLIAAIALLTGGASAAESARWSSYVKGWIERDTVAPILTAPQFDVADLARLHAVADSPVPAAPEPVGHRLFPAMDRAVHRRPAFTANISMCSDRITYYECGNGENPRGWHTGAGMLSWWAAGRPADQYTDWYWPTVDPYRLPGTTVSTLRLPDRAGGEWGAPKPDVRWVGGTTDGEYAAVGQHLKGLGSTLRARKSWFCLADAVICLGAGIGCADGVPVETVVDNRNLGEGGTQEFVRGPGWAHLEGHGGWVVPRGDLRTLREDRTGAWSDINATSTGERATRRWQTLWLDHGTDPEDASYLYVLMPGASRHAVAARAADRHWLTLLANDAGRQAVHVPSLGVTAANFWQPGTAGPLTASASASVLLRRRGRTATLCVSEPTRTGEPLEITWDHPVRGVIGADDSVRVLVTGRRATLRITPGVSCATHRCELTLG
- a CDS encoding acyl-CoA carboxylase subunit beta, with product MTVLDEAPGESTGEPTDARGRVAELHEIRAQALAGPSEKATQAQHAKGKLTARERIELLLDAGSFQEVEQLRRHRATGFGLEAKKPHTDGVITGWGTVEGRTVFVYAHDFRIFGGALGEAHATKIHKIMDMAIAAGAPLVSLNDGAGARIQEGVSALAGYGGIFQRNTKASGVIPQISVMLGPCAGGAAYSPALTDFVFMVRETSQMFITGPDVVKAVTGEEITQNGLGGADVHAETSGVCHFAYDDEETCIAEVRYLLSLLPQNNRENPPRAESADAVDRRSDVLLDLVPADGNRPYDMAKVIEEIVDDGEYLEVHERWARNIICALGRLDGQVVGIVANQPQVLAGVLDIEASEKAARFVQMCDAFNIPIVTFLDVPGFLPGVDQEHGGIIRHGAKLLYAYCNATVPRISLILRKAYGGAYIVMDSQSIGADLTYAWPTNEIAVMGAEGAANVIFRRQIAGAEDPEAMRARMVKEYKSELMHPYYAAERGLVDDVIDPTETREILIRSLAMLQTKHADLPSRKHGNPPQ
- a CDS encoding acyl-CoA carboxylase subunit epsilon, translated to MSTPDIRVEKGHADPEEVAAITAVLLARAAAQPAAEPAHRGRPKAGWRRLERENGFRAPHSWR
- a CDS encoding ATP/GTP-binding protein, coding for MDFASSSGGPSRSTTSAKIVVAGGFGVGKTTFVGAVSEINPLRTEAVMTSASAGIDDLTHTGDKTTTTVAMDFGRITLDQDLILYLFGTPGQDRFWFMWDDLVRGAIGAIVLVDTRRLADCFPAVDYFENSGLPFVIALNGFDGNQPYNPDEVREALQIGPDTPIITTDARHRADAKSALITLVEHALMARLR
- a CDS encoding DUF742 domain-containing protein; its protein translation is MATPPGGSNTGNWSYGPAQGQGDGSQNPNRYNFPSAPNQRRHQPYAPQGPQGPGPSPYDQPPAPRIQPVQPQRRSPEPAPAGASNNPLVRPYAMTGGRTRPRYQLAIEALVHTTAQPHQMQGQLPEHQRICNLCREIKSVAEISALLTIPLGVARILVADLAEAGLVAIHQPGGDENAGGQPDVTLLERVLSGLRKL
- a CDS encoding roadblock/LC7 domain-containing protein, with the translated sequence MSQAAQNLNWLITNFVDNTPGVSHTVVVSADGLLLAMSEGFPRDRADQLAAVASGLTSLTAGASRIFEGGSVNQTVVEMERGFLFIMSISDGSSLAVLAHPEADIGLIGYEMALLVDRAGTVLTPDLRAELQGSLLN
- a CDS encoding nitrate- and nitrite sensing domain-containing protein, with the protein product MRRSKNGPEPSARGNFTPPPRGAASAPVPVSEPTAAPAPSGGRFSPRNWRVPTRLNAILLIPVAVGLVMGGFQVKNSIDTWQDAQDAENTARLVAAALTYSNAILVERDTTAAPLLKGKSQTAADKALVAKLRKQTDQAADEFDAAARNMPDRPNLVRRLERFRKVEPELATIRAKAYTSKFKGVQTEETYVDIEHPLLEFSNELGLGTGNITSYGRSVYAIALAKGALSLDRAIGMHLLVNPGPKDTDLARQRTALTSYAYLEGIALQEYQAGGTDEDLAKLKTAENQIKVDGATMVKQAAAQAAAQNQKYVPPPAKPTDMIAGMSQLQTTAPAAREALAAEGISAQNWWGLTTLKFDAYRKLEKDKADTAVSEASTIADNAKRDALITGAIVIVALLLAFILAGAVARQMSRSMRQLRNAAFGIAEQRLPMLVDQLSRTDPGRVDTRVAPIPIHTKDEIGEVARAFDQVHREAVRLASEQALLRGNINAIFTNLSRRNQSLIEGQLTLITDLENNEADPDQLENLFRLDHLATRMRRNGENLLVLAGEEPGRRWDQPVPLVDVLRAASSEVEQYERIELSGVPEAEIHGRAVTDLVHLLAELLENATTFSSPQTKVRVTATRLPDGRIMIEIHDKGIGLTAEDFADINHKLANPPTVDAAISQRMGLFVVGRLSDRHGIRVQLRPSGEQAGTTSLVMLPDAITHGGGGEQQMQRDEFTVSQIIPEQSFQGEDFSQPMRTAAELGFDDTRYSEVPDDIRELDPVGRSLMREERRAAMEAQQSPDQQGQEAAAETSSYADAFDAQPAYDNGFPEQQTGSFDPRPAYEEQQQNPYEEQAAPAYEETAQQPSYQDPYFAQNGSLPQNDTFSSNGGYPEPGYAEPAQEEPSVAHAAAPETYSAFEQRRYQDDWPQQDGYQNGYPDQYAPEAEPAQAADVSERDRVGFERPGPAPSAAHQLTDAGLPRRGSFASGTNGSNGTRHAHQETSAPASAPASDGNGSGDWRSANDQRWQQASQLKKPKAGGVTSSGLPRRIPKANLVDGAAEPTPQGGPQVSRAPEDVRGRLSNLRRGVQRARTAGGETNGQGFGPDSTYNQER
- a CDS encoding ATP/GTP-binding protein, coding for MDFASSDGGRATTSAKIVVAGGFGVGKTTFVGAVSEINPLRTEAVMTSASAGIDDLTHTGDKTTTTVAMDFGRITLDQDLILYLFGTPGQDRFWFMWDDLVRGAIGAVVLVDTRRLADCFPAVDYFENSGLPFVVALNGFDGHQPYAPEEVREALQIGPDTPIITTDARHRADAKSALITLVEHALMARLR
- a CDS encoding DUF742 domain-containing protein, yielding MTPPTASHDPYAEPYEDEGDQPLVRPYAMTGGRTRPRYQLAIEALISTTADPAALMGLLPEHQRICHLCREVKSVAEVSALLAMPLGVARILVADLAEAGLVAIHQPGGDETTGAPDVTLLERVLSGLRKL